Proteins found in one Pectobacterium atrosepticum genomic segment:
- the aspA gene encoding aspartate ammonia-lyase yields MSTNIRIEEDLLGTREVPADAYYGIHTLRAIENFYISNSTISDIPEFVRAMVMVKKAAALANKELQTIPRKIADTILQACDEVLNNGKCLDQFPVDVYQGGAGTSVNMNTNEVLANIGLELMGHQKGEYQYLNPNDHLNKCQSTNDAYPTGFRIAVYTSILKLVEAITQLSDGFERKAKEFENILKMGRTQLQDAVPMTLGQEFHAFNVLLKEENRNLLRTAELLLEVNLGATAIGTRLNTPDEYQKLAVQHLAKISGLPCVPAEDLIEATSDCGAYVMMHSALKRVAVKMSKICNDLRLLSSGPRTGLNEINLPELQAGSSIMPAKVNPVVPEVVNQVCFKVIGNDTCVTMAAEAGQLQLNVMEPVIGQAMFESIQILSNACYNLLEKCVNGITANKEVCEAYVFNSIGIVTYLNPFIGHHNGDIVGKICAETGKSVREVVLERGLLTEEQLDDIFSIQNLMHPAYKAKRYTDENEAV; encoded by the coding sequence ATGTCAACGAATATCCGTATTGAAGAAGACCTGTTAGGCACTCGTGAAGTCCCCGCTGATGCGTATTATGGTATCCATACGCTGCGTGCGATTGAGAACTTTTATATCAGCAATAGCACTATTAGCGATATTCCAGAATTTGTTCGTGCCATGGTGATGGTAAAAAAAGCGGCCGCACTAGCGAATAAAGAACTGCAAACCATCCCGCGTAAAATTGCCGACACTATTCTGCAAGCCTGTGATGAAGTGCTGAATAACGGTAAATGTCTGGATCAGTTCCCTGTCGATGTGTATCAGGGTGGTGCGGGTACGTCAGTCAACATGAACACCAACGAAGTGCTGGCGAATATCGGTCTGGAACTGATGGGTCATCAGAAAGGTGAATACCAGTACCTGAACCCGAACGACCACCTGAACAAATGCCAGTCCACCAACGATGCTTACCCGACTGGTTTCCGTATTGCGGTATACACCTCAATCCTGAAGCTGGTAGAAGCCATTACTCAGTTGAGCGATGGCTTTGAGCGTAAAGCAAAAGAGTTCGAAAACATCCTGAAAATGGGTCGTACCCAGTTGCAGGACGCCGTGCCGATGACCCTAGGCCAAGAATTCCACGCGTTCAACGTACTGCTGAAAGAAGAAAACCGCAACCTGCTGCGTACCGCAGAGTTGCTGCTGGAAGTAAACCTTGGCGCAACCGCCATCGGTACCCGTCTGAACACACCGGATGAGTACCAGAAGCTGGCTGTTCAGCACTTGGCAAAAATCAGCGGCCTGCCTTGCGTACCGGCTGAAGACCTGATCGAAGCGACCTCCGACTGCGGTGCTTACGTAATGATGCACAGCGCCCTGAAACGCGTAGCGGTTAAAATGTCGAAGATCTGTAACGACTTACGCCTGCTGTCTTCCGGCCCACGCACTGGCCTGAACGAAATCAACCTGCCAGAATTGCAGGCGGGATCGTCCATCATGCCAGCCAAAGTTAACCCTGTAGTACCGGAAGTGGTGAATCAGGTGTGCTTCAAGGTCATCGGCAACGATACCTGCGTGACCATGGCGGCAGAAGCAGGCCAGTTACAGTTGAACGTGATGGAACCGGTTATCGGACAAGCCATGTTCGAATCTATCCAGATTCTGTCTAACGCCTGCTACAACCTGCTGGAAAAATGTGTCAACGGCATCACCGCCAACAAAGAAGTGTGCGAAGCTTATGTCTTCAACTCTATCGGTATCGTGACCTACCTGAACCCGTTCATCGGTCACCACAACGGCGATATCGTTGGGAAAATCTGTGCCGAAACCGGCAAGAGCGTGCGTGAAGTCGTGCTGGAGCGCGGCCTGCTGACCGAAGAACAGCTGGACGACATTTTCTCCATCCAGAACCTGATGCACCCAGCCTACAAAGCCAAACGCTACACCGACGAAAACGAAGCCGTTTAA
- a CDS encoding LysR family transcriptional regulator, which produces MVKRTVSANKSIDMYAVYVFVTMAEAGSMTAAATRLGLTPSAISQTIRLLEEDFGVKLVNRARRPFVLTPYGIALKNRGEILTEEIANLKAQVLEAGKGIKPDLRIGLVDSFAITCGSVFTKSLMKSSSQLLIRTGLSPQQGEALMRRELDLIVTSDPLIDSDSVVRHQLFSEGYFIITPPDYRKRIKTVEDIRELSSALPLVRFNRNSQIGMQIERYLRRIDVRVPNMLEFDNADTLTSMVAAGIGWAVTTPLSFLQSVAHSREVLTHMPEPVNIKRSLYIVGHRDEYSAFFEEACDVTHDIIKTVFLPKLKTLNRGIEKLVEINPDNTE; this is translated from the coding sequence ATGGTTAAACGCACAGTGTCCGCCAATAAATCGATCGATATGTACGCCGTCTATGTTTTTGTGACGATGGCGGAAGCAGGAAGCATGACGGCAGCCGCCACGCGGTTAGGCCTGACGCCCTCTGCCATTTCGCAAACGATCCGGTTATTGGAAGAAGATTTCGGCGTCAAATTGGTTAACCGGGCTCGTCGCCCCTTTGTCCTGACGCCCTACGGCATTGCGTTGAAAAACCGCGGAGAAATCCTGACGGAGGAGATCGCAAACCTCAAGGCACAGGTGCTGGAAGCGGGAAAAGGAATCAAACCCGACTTGCGTATCGGCCTGGTAGATTCGTTTGCCATCACCTGCGGTTCGGTGTTTACCAAGAGTTTGATGAAGAGTTCATCGCAGTTGCTGATTCGTACCGGGCTCAGCCCGCAGCAGGGTGAAGCGTTAATGCGCCGCGAGCTGGATCTTATCGTCACCAGCGACCCGTTGATCGACAGCGATAGTGTGGTGCGTCATCAGCTGTTTTCCGAAGGCTATTTCATTATCACGCCACCGGATTACCGCAAACGCATCAAAACGGTTGAGGACATCCGTGAGCTTTCCTCAGCGCTGCCGCTGGTGCGCTTTAACCGGAACTCGCAGATTGGGATGCAGATTGAGCGCTACCTGCGCCGCATCGATGTCCGCGTGCCGAACATGCTCGAATTTGATAATGCGGATACCTTAACGTCGATGGTAGCGGCAGGTATCGGTTGGGCGGTAACCACCCCGCTCAGTTTCCTGCAATCCGTTGCGCACTCCCGCGAGGTGCTAACGCATATGCCGGAACCAGTGAATATCAAGCGCTCGCTTTATATTGTCGGGCACCGTGATGAATACAGCGCGTTCTTTGAAGAAGCGTGCGATGTCACACATGACATTATTAAAACCGTATTTCTTCCGAAATTGAAAACGCTGAACCGTGGAATAGAAAAACTGGTTGAGATTAACCCGGATAATACGGAATAA